In the genome of Deinococcus psychrotolerans, one region contains:
- a CDS encoding PucR family transcriptional regulator has protein sequence MPSLNALRSALCIPAEEEAHFQTLEEAQRLLPSAPRSALRAAALRLLAQESLQSLPAAASLLTSLAATLQSHRPERELVQWLALVTGGQAELRSSWGDTVARAGTPSGDQHFEQRLTYEGRSIGSLHLWAGAEWPVLFGLTAEFAKLARLQAAAAGASRRRVGERVLEALLSGDVSGASVHEPCTLAALRLAQPLPRSERSREAHIAALDILCGVGEGYFRERGLKCLTTVRGDKAIWLWDSQGSAGEAAGLLSALRAATETDFRLGVSAAQASQARASTALEQAEQALSSVRAARGLIVFERLDPLQALLDGAEAQALAGQLLAQLRGSDPGGKLEETLRRYLSFAGSLGMLATELNIHINTLRYRLSRIEEVLGGKLGEPAFVARVFLALSAVEKGH, from the coding sequence ATGCCCAGCCTCAATGCCCTGCGCTCAGCCCTCTGCATTCCAGCGGAAGAGGAAGCCCATTTTCAAACGCTCGAAGAAGCCCAGAGGCTCCTGCCAAGCGCCCCCAGATCGGCCCTGAGAGCGGCTGCCTTGCGCTTGCTGGCACAGGAAAGCCTTCAAAGTCTGCCCGCCGCCGCTTCGCTGCTGACCTCGCTGGCAGCCACGTTGCAAAGCCACCGCCCAGAGCGGGAGCTGGTGCAGTGGCTGGCACTGGTCACGGGTGGGCAGGCGGAGTTGCGCTCAAGCTGGGGCGATACGGTGGCCAGAGCCGGAACGCCCAGCGGTGACCAGCACTTTGAGCAGCGCCTGACGTATGAAGGGCGCTCAATCGGCAGCCTGCATCTTTGGGCCGGTGCCGAGTGGCCAGTTCTGTTTGGACTGACGGCGGAGTTCGCCAAACTGGCCCGCCTGCAAGCGGCGGCGGCGGGCGCGTCTCGGCGGCGGGTGGGCGAGCGGGTGCTGGAAGCGCTGCTGTCGGGCGACGTGAGCGGCGCGTCTGTGCATGAGCCGTGCACGCTGGCGGCGCTCAGGCTCGCCCAGCCGCTCCCCCGCAGCGAGCGCAGCCGTGAAGCGCACATCGCAGCCCTAGACATCCTGTGCGGCGTGGGCGAGGGCTACTTCCGGGAAAGGGGGCTGAAGTGCTTGACGACGGTGCGGGGCGACAAAGCCATCTGGCTGTGGGACAGTCAGGGCTCGGCGGGGGAAGCAGCGGGCCTGCTCAGCGCCCTGCGAGCCGCCACCGAAACGGATTTCCGGTTGGGCGTCAGTGCGGCGCAGGCGAGTCAGGCGCGGGCGAGCACTGCTCTCGAACAAGCCGAACAAGCCCTCAGCAGCGTGCGGGCGGCGCGGGGTCTGATCGTATTCGAGCGGCTCGACCCACTCCAGGCATTGCTGGACGGCGCTGAAGCGCAGGCGCTCGCGGGGCAGCTGTTGGCCCAACTGCGGGGAAGCGATCCGGGCGGCAAGTTGGAAGAAACTTTGCGACGCTACCTGAGTTTTGCCGGTTCACTGGGTATGCTGGCCACCGAACTCAACATTCATATCAACACCCTGCGCTACCGCCTGAGCCGAATAGAAGAGGTACTGGGCGGTAAACTCGGTGAACCGGCATTTGTGGCGCGGGTGTTCTTGGCGCTCTCAGCGGTAGAAAAAGGGCACTGA
- the hpaB gene encoding 4-hydroxyphenylacetate 3-monooxygenase, oxygenase component: MPARTGKQFLDRLRHNPPNLYIDGAAVTDPTTHPATKNIAHSLAGLYDMQLAPEFKDKLTYEDGGQRYAMSFKVPRTKDDLRQIGEAHRIRADYSLGTLGRAPDYMNTNVMAAGMASAYFDECESSGAIGSGRNFAENMRNYYDYVRENDLCLTHSLTNPQVNRSKQASEMPDPYIAMGIVRETEEGVIVRGARMLATLPIADEILIFPSTVIKENGDKSRYAMGFGLPTNTPGLYFQCREPFDLGRDTEDHPLSSRFDEQDAFVIFDDVLVPWERVFLMYDMTLANQAYSKTDAVLQMAYQVVNQKIAKTGAFLGLAQSIVQTVGSGQFQHVQQKVSEIIVTLEVMKALQVAAVEGAALNQYGVMTPARGPLDAARNYYPAIYPRLNEIIQLLGASGIIMMPSKADREGPLGAFIDKHLQAANATAEERLKLFRLAWDMTLSSFGARQNLYEKHFFGDPIRMASALYEVYDKEPFVERIQAFLNQDVPNQAVPQPVSADD; the protein is encoded by the coding sequence ATGCCAGCCAGAACCGGAAAACAGTTCCTTGACCGCCTTCGCCACAATCCGCCCAACCTCTACATTGACGGAGCAGCCGTCACCGACCCGACCACCCACCCCGCCACCAAAAATATTGCCCACTCGCTGGCGGGCCTCTACGACATGCAGCTTGCGCCGGAGTTTAAGGACAAACTGACCTACGAGGACGGTGGCCAGCGCTACGCCATGAGTTTCAAAGTGCCGCGAACCAAAGACGATCTGCGTCAAATTGGCGAGGCGCACCGCATCCGGGCCGATTACTCGCTGGGCACGCTGGGCCGCGCTCCCGATTACATGAACACCAACGTGATGGCGGCGGGCATGGCCAGCGCTTACTTCGATGAGTGCGAGAGCAGCGGCGCAATTGGCAGCGGGCGCAACTTTGCCGAGAATATGCGGAACTACTACGACTACGTGCGCGAAAATGACCTGTGCCTGACCCACTCGCTGACCAATCCGCAGGTCAACCGCAGCAAGCAGGCCTCGGAAATGCCCGACCCGTACATTGCCATGGGCATCGTGCGCGAAACTGAGGAAGGCGTGATCGTGCGCGGCGCTCGGATGCTGGCGACCCTACCGATTGCCGACGAAATCCTGATTTTCCCGTCCACCGTCATCAAAGAAAACGGCGACAAGAGCCGCTACGCGATGGGTTTCGGGTTGCCAACCAACACACCGGGCCTGTACTTCCAGTGCCGCGAGCCGTTCGACTTGGGCCGCGACACCGAAGACCACCCGCTGAGCAGCCGCTTTGACGAGCAGGACGCCTTCGTGATCTTTGACGACGTACTGGTGCCGTGGGAGCGCGTCTTCCTGATGTACGACATGACGCTGGCCAATCAGGCCTACTCCAAAACCGACGCCGTGTTGCAGATGGCTTACCAAGTGGTCAACCAGAAAATTGCCAAAACCGGCGCGTTTCTCGGCCTGGCCCAGAGCATCGTGCAGACAGTGGGCAGCGGCCAGTTCCAGCACGTTCAGCAAAAAGTCAGCGAGATCATCGTGACGCTGGAAGTCATGAAAGCTCTGCAAGTCGCGGCGGTGGAGGGCGCGGCACTTAACCAGTACGGCGTGATGACTCCGGCACGTGGCCCGCTGGATGCTGCCCGCAATTACTACCCGGCGATCTATCCGCGCCTCAACGAGATTATTCAGCTGCTGGGCGCGTCGGGCATCATCATGATGCCGAGCAAAGCCGACCGCGAGGGGCCGCTGGGCGCGTTCATCGACAAGCATTTGCAGGCAGCCAACGCCACCGCCGAGGAGCGCCTCAAACTCTTCCGCCTGGCCTGGGACATGACGCTGAGCAGTTTCGGGGCGCGGCAAAACCTCTACGAGAAGCACTTTTTCGGCGACCCGATCCGGATGGCCAGCGCCCTGTACGAGGTCTACGACAAAGAGCCGTTCGTGGAGCGGATTCAGGCTTTTCTCAATCAGGATGTGCCGAATCAAGCGGTGCCGCAGCCGGTGAGCGCTGATGACTGA
- the hpaE gene encoding 5-carboxymethyl-2-hydroxymuconate semialdehyde dehydrogenase, protein MTAVPSPKPAEQLRQTLFKRRLKHFIGGEWQDSASGETFEVHTPTDNSLLTVAASGDARDIDRAAQAAWDAFPAWKALDGKARRKLLYKVAALIEERAEELALAESMDTGQAIRFMKSAAVRAAENFRFFADRAEAAQDGLSLPTAGFLNYTLRQPIGPVGIITPWNTPFMLSSWKIAPALASGCTVVHKPAEWSPVTATLLAEIMHEAGIPAGVINLVHGYGETAGKALTEHPHIKAIAFIGESSTGSLIQKQGADTLKRVHLELGGKNPVVVFADADLDRALDAAVFMLYSLNGQRCTSSSRLLVERSVHDDFVKKLAERVSNIKVGDPLDPATEVGPLIHPRQFEKVCSYFDIAKQDGATVAVGGERIGAVGNYVRPTLFTNARSDMRIAQEEIFGPVLTVIPFEDEADALRIANDVPYGLAGYLWTNDLTRAHRFAQGLDVGMIWVNSENVRHLPSPFGGMKASGIGRDGGDYSFDFYMETKNIAVNLDGHRAAKLGVEQPRSEKGN, encoded by the coding sequence ATGACTGCCGTACCTTCCCCCAAGCCCGCCGAGCAACTGCGCCAAACCCTTTTCAAGCGCCGCCTCAAGCACTTCATCGGCGGCGAGTGGCAAGACTCTGCCAGCGGTGAGACGTTTGAAGTCCACACGCCCACCGACAACTCCCTGCTGACGGTGGCAGCCAGCGGAGACGCCCGCGACATTGACCGCGCCGCACAGGCCGCCTGGGACGCTTTTCCCGCCTGGAAAGCGCTGGACGGTAAGGCCCGCCGCAAACTGCTCTATAAAGTCGCCGCCTTGATAGAAGAACGCGCTGAGGAGCTGGCGCTGGCCGAGAGCATGGACACCGGCCAGGCCATCCGCTTCATGAAGTCGGCAGCCGTGCGGGCCGCCGAGAACTTCCGCTTTTTCGCTGACCGCGCAGAGGCTGCCCAGGACGGGCTGAGCCTGCCCACCGCCGGATTTTTGAATTACACCCTGCGCCAGCCGATTGGCCCCGTCGGGATCATCACCCCCTGGAACACGCCCTTTATGCTTTCGAGCTGGAAGATCGCGCCCGCGCTGGCGTCCGGCTGCACGGTGGTTCACAAGCCCGCCGAATGGAGTCCGGTGACGGCCACGCTGCTGGCCGAGATCATGCACGAAGCCGGAATTCCGGCGGGCGTCATCAACCTCGTCCACGGCTACGGCGAAACGGCGGGCAAGGCGCTCACCGAGCATCCCCACATTAAGGCGATTGCTTTTATCGGCGAGAGCAGCACTGGCAGCCTGATTCAGAAGCAGGGGGCCGACACCCTCAAGCGGGTGCATCTGGAACTGGGCGGCAAGAATCCGGTGGTGGTGTTTGCCGACGCCGATTTAGACCGCGCTCTGGACGCCGCCGTGTTCATGCTCTACAGCCTCAACGGACAGCGCTGCACCTCTTCAAGCCGCTTGTTGGTGGAACGCAGCGTTCACGACGACTTCGTAAAGAAGCTGGCTGAGCGCGTCTCCAATATCAAAGTGGGCGACCCGCTCGACCCTGCCACCGAGGTTGGCCCGCTGATTCACCCGCGCCAGTTCGAGAAAGTGTGCAGTTACTTCGACATCGCCAAGCAAGACGGCGCGACGGTGGCGGTGGGCGGTGAGCGCATCGGGGCAGTGGGCAACTATGTGCGCCCGACGCTGTTCACCAACGCCCGCAGCGACATGCGGATTGCTCAGGAAGAAATCTTCGGCCCGGTGCTGACGGTTATTCCTTTTGAAGACGAAGCCGACGCCCTCCGCATCGCCAACGACGTGCCTTACGGTCTGGCGGGCTACTTATGGACGAACGACCTGACCCGCGCCCACCGGTTCGCGCAGGGCCTGGACGTGGGTATGATCTGGGTCAACTCGGAGAATGTGCGGCACCTGCCCAGCCCGTTCGGCGGCATGAAAGCCAGCGGCATCGGGCGCGACGGCGGCGATTACAGCTTTGATTTTTATATGGAAACGAAGAATATCGCCGTGAATCTGGACGGGCACCGGGCGGCGAAATTGGGCGTGGAGCAGCCGCGATCAGAAAAAGGAAATTAA
- a CDS encoding ferritin-like domain-containing protein yields the protein MALFGLGMKMNDLKDLYVEQLRGLYSAETQLTEALPKMADAASTPELKQGFTDHLVETQQQIQRLESIFADLGEDPTGRTCKAMQGLVAEGNDMIKEKAVSAVKDAGLIAAGQRVEHYEIAGYGTVRTYAEVLGFGQHADLLAASEQEEKDTDQKLTQLSKQINLEAASA from the coding sequence ATGGCACTCTTCGGATTAGGGATGAAAATGAACGACCTCAAGGACTTGTACGTTGAGCAACTGCGAGGTCTGTATTCGGCGGAAACGCAACTCACCGAGGCGCTGCCCAAAATGGCCGACGCCGCCAGCACGCCCGAACTCAAGCAGGGCTTCACCGACCACTTGGTCGAAACCCAGCAGCAGATTCAGCGCTTAGAGAGCATTTTTGCCGACCTCGGCGAAGACCCGACCGGCCGCACCTGCAAGGCCATGCAGGGTCTGGTCGCTGAAGGCAACGACATGATCAAAGAAAAAGCTGTGTCTGCCGTCAAAGACGCGGGTCTGATCGCCGCTGGGCAGCGGGTGGAGCATTACGAAATCGCCGGATACGGCACCGTCCGCACCTACGCCGAGGTTTTGGGCTTCGGGCAGCACGCCGATTTGCTGGCGGCCAGCGAACAAGAAGAAAAAGACACCGATCAGAAGTTGACCCAGCTCTCCAAGCAGATCAATCTGGAAGCGGCCTCGGCTTAA
- the hpaD gene encoding 3,4-dihydroxyphenylacetate 2,3-dioxygenase, giving the protein MTEPVSAQQPNVIRIAHGIFYVTDLERSKYFYVDLMGLNILHETEGALYLRGNEDREWTLKLELAPEAGVKHLAYRVGTPADLDAMTALLDRQSIPYRWETELDRPKLLRFQDPFGVPVAFYAESVKHQWLLQDYHLHRGAGLQRIDHINIMTPDVEGVMRWYMDNLGFRLSEFTEDDKGRIWAAWIQRRGSVHDLALTNGTGPRLHHFAYWMPDMQSIIRLCDILAGARMPESIERGPGRHGVSNAFFLYIRDPDGHRIELYTSDYVTADPDFEPIRWALDDPRRQTLWGAKTPKSWFEEAAPLEAFKGGWVEAKAGELVGLPVHVI; this is encoded by the coding sequence ATGACTGAACCTGTTTCAGCTCAGCAGCCGAATGTCATCCGCATCGCTCACGGTATTTTTTACGTCACCGATTTGGAGCGTTCCAAATACTTCTACGTCGATCTGATGGGCCTCAACATCCTTCACGAAACCGAAGGCGCACTCTATCTGCGCGGCAACGAGGACCGTGAGTGGACGCTCAAGCTGGAACTCGCGCCGGAAGCGGGCGTCAAGCATCTGGCCTACCGGGTGGGCACGCCTGCCGATCTGGACGCCATGACTGCGTTATTGGACAGGCAAAGCATTCCCTACCGCTGGGAAACTGAGCTGGATCGTCCCAAGCTGCTGCGTTTTCAGGATCCCTTTGGCGTGCCGGTGGCCTTTTATGCTGAGTCGGTCAAGCACCAGTGGCTCCTCCAGGATTACCACCTGCACCGGGGCGCGGGCCTTCAGCGCATTGATCACATCAACATCATGACGCCCGACGTGGAAGGCGTGATGCGCTGGTACATGGACAACCTGGGCTTTCGGCTCAGCGAATTTACCGAGGACGACAAGGGCCGCATCTGGGCCGCCTGGATTCAGCGCCGGGGCAGCGTGCATGATCTGGCGCTCACCAACGGCACCGGGCCGAGGCTGCACCACTTTGCCTACTGGATGCCCGATATGCAGAGCATTATTCGCCTCTGCGACATTCTGGCTGGAGCGCGGATGCCCGAATCCATCGAGCGCGGCCCCGGCAGACACGGCGTCAGCAACGCTTTTTTCCTGTACATCCGTGACCCTGACGGCCACCGCATCGAGCTGTACACCAGCGATTACGTCACCGCCGACCCCGACTTCGAGCCGATTCGCTGGGCGCTGGATGATCCGCGCCGCCAGACCCTATGGGGCGCAAAAACACCAAAAAGCTGGTTTGAAGAAGCCGCGCCGCTGGAAGCCTTCAAAGGCGGCTGGGTGGAGGCCAAGGCGGGCGAGTTGGTGGGCTTGCCGGTGCATGTGATCTGA
- a CDS encoding VOC family protein, with product MAALEHVALKALNLERTADFYQALGAVISRHDEGRRLFAEFSSGSRLIFDAVATAPDPSALTYLGLELDSECEVDDLIASLTDQSSGVQDMRQDYRQKTGPYGFFVTDPDGYLIKVFKYHNQEE from the coding sequence GTGGCCGCGCTCGAACATGTTGCTCTCAAGGCTCTCAATCTGGAACGTACCGCAGATTTTTATCAGGCACTGGGAGCGGTGATCTCGCGCCATGATGAGGGACGTAGATTATTTGCTGAGTTCAGCAGCGGCAGTCGGCTCATCTTCGACGCAGTTGCGACGGCTCCAGACCCCTCTGCTTTGACTTATCTGGGCTTGGAACTTGATTCTGAATGCGAGGTCGATGACTTGATCGCTTCTCTGACAGACCAATCTTCCGGCGTTCAGGATATGCGTCAAGACTACCGACAGAAAACTGGGCCTTACGGCTTTTTCGTGACCGACCCCGATGGTTATCTCATCAAAGTTTTCAAGTACCACAATCAGGAGGAGTGA